A stretch of DNA from Methylobacterium sp. CB376:
ACGACGAGGTCCGAGGCCGGGCAGGTCTCGCGGCGGCGGCGGTTCAGCACCTCCAGCCGCGCCCGCGCCATCGCCATGATGCTCTCCAGCATCATGCCGAAGCCCTGGTGGCGCTCGTCCTGGAGCCGCACCACGCCCTCGCCCTGCCCGTCCGGCAGCAGCCGCTCGGAGACGAGCTTCTCGCAGCCGAGGCCCACCACCATCACCTCGCCACCGAAATTCGGGTTCTGGGCGAGGCTCTGCAGGGTGCGGATCGGGATCACGGCCTCGGGCGCGTTGATGGCGACGCCGCAGCCATAGGCGTGGGTCAGCCCGACCACGTCGTCGACGTTCGGGTAGCGCGGCAGCAACTCCTCGCGGATGCGCCGGACGGCGACGTCGAGGGTGCCGGCGACGCATTGCACGCTGGTCGAGATGGCCAGGATGTTGCGCGTGCCGACCGAGCCGTCCGGGTTGCGGTAGCCCTCGAACGTGTAGCCGTCGAGGGGCGGGAGGGGCGCCGGGACCCGGGTGGCGAGCGCGAGGGCGTCGAGGGCCGGCGCGGGCGGCGTCCGCACCCGGCTCTCCTCGACCCAGGCGCCGCGGGAGATGTCCCGCAGGGCGGTGCCGATCACCTCGCCGTAGCGGCGCACCGGGGCGCCCTCGGGGATGTCGGCGAGGGCCACCTTGTGGCCCTGCGGCACGAATTCGCGCAGGGTGAGCCCGTCCGGAAGTGCGGTGCCGGCCGGCAGCCCGAAGGCGTTCACCACGATCGCGACGTTGTCGTCCGGGTGGAGCCGGATCGTGCGGGGCAGGTCCCCCGCGAGTCCCGGACTCGTCTTGGTTCCCGGACTCGTCTTGACTCCCGGACTCGTCTTGGCGTCCGCCGGCATCGGATCCTCCCTCTCGCGGCGCGCCGGCCGCGGCGACGGGCCAGCAGGCGCTGGCGCGGATCCGGCGGCTCGCCTCGGCTCAGGCCTCGGCCCAGCCCGTGGTTGAGAGAGTCATAGCGAGCGCATTCATCTCGGGCCAACTCAGAGTCGGCATGGATTGATGCCGGAAATGGATCGACGGGCGGCGGGC
This window harbors:
- the garD gene encoding galactarate dehydratase; this encodes MPADAKTSPGVKTSPGTKTSPGLAGDLPRTIRLHPDDNVAIVVNAFGLPAGTALPDGLTLREFVPQGHKVALADIPEGAPVRRYGEVIGTALRDISRGAWVEESRVRTPPAPALDALALATRVPAPLPPLDGYTFEGYRNPDGSVGTRNILAISTSVQCVAGTLDVAVRRIREELLPRYPNVDDVVGLTHAYGCGVAINAPEAVIPIRTLQSLAQNPNFGGEVMVVGLGCEKLVSERLLPDGQGEGVVRLQDERHQGFGMMLESIMAMARARLEVLNRRRRETCPASDLVVGLQCGGSDAFSGVTANPALGYCADLLVRCGATVMFSEVTEVRDAIHLLTPRAETEEVARALIREMAWYDAYLARGQADRSANPSPGNKKGGLNTIVEKALGSVAKSGTSAIRGVLAPGERVRRKGLIFAATPASDFVCGTLQLASGMTLQVFSTGRGTPYGLAEAPVIKVATRTELAERWSDLIDLDAGRIATGEATIEEMGWELFRLILDVASGRTKPWSDRWGLYNDLTLFNPAPVT